One stretch of Methanocellales archaeon DNA includes these proteins:
- a CDS encoding NTP transferase domain-containing protein, with protein MDALVMAGGPGTRLCRGEKPLIELQGRAMISYVLDALLQSEKVDEIFVVTSPHTLKTKKHLEGKFPVIETRGVGYVPDLIEAAEILGLKSPFLIVMADLPLLDSKLIDEVICVYQKANKPALSVYVPLKVCNEIGRRPDIVLNREGRLIVPVGLNILDGRLIREEQDEHLLIMGEPALAVNVNTTDDLKIWERFVGKRM; from the coding sequence ATGGACGCTCTTGTGATGGCAGGTGGGCCTGGAACTCGGTTGTGCAGGGGAGAGAAACCCCTGATAGAGTTACAGGGAAGGGCTATGATATCCTACGTATTGGATGCACTTCTACAAAGCGAGAAAGTCGATGAAATTTTTGTCGTAACATCTCCCCATACGTTGAAAACAAAAAAGCATCTGGAGGGCAAGTTCCCTGTGATCGAGACGAGAGGCGTCGGATATGTACCTGATTTGATAGAAGCTGCGGAGATTCTGGGACTAAAATCACCGTTTCTCATCGTAATGGCTGATCTGCCCCTTCTGGATTCGAAGCTAATCGATGAGGTCATCTGCGTATATCAAAAGGCGAACAAGCCGGCGCTATCGGTTTATGTCCCTCTTAAAGTTTGCAATGAGATCGGTAGGCGTCCCGATATCGTGCTAAACAGGGAAGGACGATTGATCGTGCCTGTGGGCTTGAACATCTTGGATGGGCGCTTGATAAGAGAGGAGCAGGATGAGCATTTGCTCATAATGGGGGAGCCTGCCCTTGCAGTTAATGTGAACACGACCGACGATCTGAAAATTTGGGAGAGATTTGTCGGAAAGAGGATGTGA
- a CDS encoding SOSS complex subunit B family protein has translation MKIEELKPRDTVDCLKAKIIDKQNPRRVETRNGRTLEVATATLEDETGTIPFTLWGKNIEEVQVGDMVEIKDAFVNEFQGEPQLTLGRRGSMKVV, from the coding sequence TTGAAAATAGAAGAGCTGAAACCAAGAGATACTGTTGATTGTCTAAAAGCAAAGATAATAGATAAGCAAAACCCAAGGAGAGTTGAGACGAGAAACGGTAGAACATTGGAAGTTGCTACGGCAACATTAGAAGATGAGACTGGAACGATTCCCTTCACGCTCTGGGGCAAAAACATTGAAGAGGTTCAAGTCGGGGACATGGTCGAGATAAAGGATGCTTTTGTCAATGAGTTCCAAGGAGAGCCGCAGTTAACGCTAGGAAGAAGAGGGAGTATGAAGGTTGTCTAG
- a CDS encoding phosphatidylglycerophosphatase A, which produces MKIKELLESQGLSPEKIVSAAMQMHVPHPGVETEDEARRIFGKELEHALADPNLCALIYAGLALERDAAQGLIDLGERYPLDASSLIADEVLGLSISTYIGGYKGLFEYVRCDNAKPGIVAELGPFMDDVIAGLIGGISANMYDAGLRIKEDKNE; this is translated from the coding sequence ATGAAAATTAAAGAGTTACTCGAATCACAGGGACTATCGCCTGAAAAAATCGTTTCTGCTGCAATGCAGATGCATGTGCCTCATCCTGGTGTTGAGACCGAAGATGAGGCGAGGAGGATTTTTGGAAAAGAGCTGGAGCACGCATTGGCAGATCCGAATCTATGCGCTCTTATCTATGCTGGGCTCGCTCTTGAGAGAGATGCTGCCCAAGGATTGATCGATTTGGGGGAGAGGTACCCTCTAGATGCTTCATCACTGATCGCTGACGAGGTGCTGGGTTTGAGCATTTCAACATACATAGGCGGATATAAGGGCTTGTTTGAATACGTTCGGTGCGATAATGCCAAGCCCGGCATAGTTGCGGAACTGGGTCCTTTCATGGACGATGTGATTGCAGGGCTCATAGGGGGCATCTCGGCAAACATGTATGATGCGGGGCTTAGGATAAAGGAAGATAAAAATGAATGA
- a CDS encoding UPF0280 family protein, which produces MRTRFQLKETLVTITADEKYIELAKEVIREHRGHLERYILSDPFFQVTLEPYQAPKNVPEVVKRMCDAGNAAGVGPMAAVAGTLAELTVEAMMQKGAKHVIVDNGGDIALVNEIPVNVGIYTGESPIKDLALQIEPRDSMIGICTSSGRVGHSISFGNSDAVTVVSSSAALADATATALGNKITSKKDLDTSFEGIKNIDGALIIYGDSMAKWGKLPKIVKMSVGPELITRP; this is translated from the coding sequence ATGAGAACCAGATTTCAGCTAAAAGAGACCCTTGTAACGATCACCGCCGATGAGAAATACATAGAACTTGCCAAAGAAGTTATCAGGGAGCATAGGGGGCATCTGGAGCGATACATTCTATCCGATCCTTTTTTTCAAGTCACGCTTGAACCGTATCAGGCACCAAAGAATGTGCCTGAAGTCGTGAAGAGGATGTGTGACGCTGGCAATGCTGCTGGTGTGGGACCGATGGCCGCCGTGGCTGGTACCCTTGCAGAACTGACGGTTGAAGCGATGATGCAAAAGGGTGCAAAACATGTGATAGTTGATAATGGTGGCGACATAGCATTGGTGAATGAAATCCCTGTAAACGTTGGAATCTACACGGGTGAATCTCCTATTAAAGACCTTGCGCTGCAAATAGAGCCTAGGGATTCCATGATCGGAATCTGCACCTCATCTGGTAGGGTTGGCCATTCGATCAGTTTCGGTAATTCAGATGCAGTCACTGTTGTTTCATCCAGCGCAGCACTTGCAGATGCGACTGCGACTGCATTAGGTAACAAGATAACATCTAAGAAGGACCTTGATACTTCATTTGAGGGCATCAAGAACATAGACGGTGCGCTGATAATCTATGGGGATAGCATGGCAAAATGGGGCAAACTTCCCAAAATCGTGAAAATGTCTGTGGGTCCAGAACTGATAACTAGACCCTGA
- the cobS gene encoding adenosylcobinamide-GDP ribazoletransferase — translation MNEYIPPIRAGIGFFTTIPVGIDVEGIQKLSSHAYLFPVMGFIIGLLVGCIGFMLQFLSDYLFSALLIAVLYMVTGMNHLDGLMDFGDALLTHGSVEEKIRAMRDPSMGVGGIAFCIVSILILFSAIAELKPNILFSLLAAEICAKQSMVTAALFGRSMHQGLGSIFVDNVTLRDVLIGLAFSMMGCWLALGLVGIIALFAALSSAWIVVRIAHHNLGGVSGDVLGATNEIGRISALIVGGVAWTLL, via the coding sequence ATGAATGAGTATATCCCCCCGATAAGGGCAGGCATAGGTTTTTTCACCACCATTCCAGTTGGAATCGACGTCGAGGGCATCCAAAAGTTGAGTTCACATGCCTATCTGTTTCCGGTTATGGGCTTCATCATCGGTCTTTTGGTTGGCTGCATTGGATTTATGCTACAGTTTTTGTCAGACTATTTATTCTCTGCCTTGCTCATTGCCGTATTATATATGGTCACTGGAATGAACCATTTAGACGGATTAATGGACTTTGGAGACGCTCTACTTACACATGGCTCTGTGGAGGAGAAAATCAGGGCTATGCGTGACCCCTCTATGGGCGTGGGTGGGATTGCTTTTTGTATAGTGTCGATCCTGATCCTGTTCTCAGCCATAGCTGAACTAAAGCCAAACATACTGTTCTCGCTATTGGCGGCTGAGATTTGCGCCAAGCAATCCATGGTAACTGCAGCCCTGTTTGGAAGAAGTATGCACCAAGGATTGGGGTCCATATTCGTTGATAATGTTACCCTGCGTGATGTCCTGATTGGACTAGCCTTTTCGATGATGGGTTGTTGGCTCGCTTTAGGCCTGGTGGGAATCATTGCTTTATTTGCCGCACTTTCATCTGCATGGATAGTTGTAAGAATAGCGCATCACAACTTGGGTGGCGTGAGTGGCGATGTTCTCGGAGCTACAAATGAAATTGGGCGTATATCAGCATTAATTGTGGGAGGAGTTGCATGGACGCTCTTGTGA
- a CDS encoding NMD3-related protein, whose protein sequence is MSRHDALIQIRASRGIEENERESILNIIDRYKGKSDYEISEAKNGYDIYMSSLNDARHTVAKILKVVGGKRTESMKYLRVQDGKSIYRFTLCVRLPKKPSKAKYGFD, encoded by the coding sequence TTGTCTAGGCACGATGCACTCATCCAAATCAGGGCAAGTAGAGGGATAGAGGAGAATGAGAGAGAATCGATCCTAAACATAATCGATCGATATAAGGGAAAAAGTGATTACGAAATATCTGAGGCAAAAAATGGGTATGACATATATATGTCATCATTAAATGATGCCAGACATACAGTTGCGAAAATATTGAAAGTGGTGGGTGGAAAAAGAACTGAAAGTATGAAATATCTTAGGGTTCAAGATGGTAAATCGATCTATAGGTTCACCCTTTGTGTGAGACTTCCCAAAAAGCCGTCTAAGGCAAAATATGGGTTTGATTGA
- a CDS encoding KamA family radical SAM protein, which translates to MDTCISRVSNRDNGASESESEEPPDRQQRTHSFSVFDNLYSLGADLQEIRKVTKVYPAKISRHFFSLIKEKDDPIWRQCVPSLAELQDNVNSADPLQEERDTKVPGLVHRYPDRVLLLVSSKCAMYCRFCTRKRKVGRIQQIPMEQIEGGIEYIRQHPEVRDVILSGGDPLMREDWELEHILKKLRDIKHLEIIRIGTRVPCVLPSRITKHLCDMLRKYHPLYMNIHFNHPAEVNSESRRACEMLADSGIPLGSQTVLLKGVNDSPEILKELMQKLVQIRVKPYYLYQCDLVKGVEHFRTTVQEGLAIIKSIQGYTSGLCFPHFMIDSPGGGKVPLLPEYVEELNEEKIVLRNYRGERYVYPNPR; encoded by the coding sequence ATGGATACCTGCATTAGTCGAGTATCGAACCGAGATAATGGGGCAAGCGAATCCGAGTCTGAAGAACCCCCGGATAGACAGCAGAGAACCCACAGTTTTTCCGTATTTGATAATCTCTATAGTCTAGGGGCTGACTTGCAGGAAATAAGAAAGGTAACTAAGGTTTACCCTGCCAAGATAAGCCGCCATTTCTTTAGCCTTATAAAAGAAAAGGACGACCCCATCTGGAGGCAGTGCGTACCCAGTCTGGCCGAACTCCAGGATAATGTTAATTCCGCAGACCCCCTGCAGGAGGAAAGGGACACGAAAGTTCCTGGTCTGGTTCACAGGTACCCGGATAGAGTCCTCCTCTTGGTGAGTTCTAAGTGCGCCATGTACTGCAGGTTTTGCACCAGAAAGAGAAAGGTCGGTAGAATACAGCAGATCCCAATGGAACAAATCGAAGGAGGCATTGAATATATACGACAGCATCCTGAGGTCAGGGATGTCATCCTTTCAGGTGGAGACCCACTTATGAGGGAGGACTGGGAATTAGAGCATATCTTGAAAAAGCTGCGGGACATAAAACACCTCGAGATTATAAGGATCGGAACCAGAGTGCCATGTGTCCTGCCTTCGAGGATCACCAAGCACCTATGCGATATGCTTAGAAAGTATCACCCCTTATACATGAACATACACTTCAACCATCCTGCGGAGGTCAACTCTGAGAGCAGGAGGGCATGTGAGATGCTGGCTGATTCCGGAATTCCGCTGGGGAGCCAGACGGTGCTTCTAAAAGGTGTGAACGATTCGCCTGAGATTCTCAAAGAGCTGATGCAAAAACTGGTCCAAATAAGGGTCAAACCTTACTACTTATACCAGTGCGATCTTGTCAAAGGGGTCGAGCATTTCAGGACAACGGTCCAGGAAGGTTTGGCAATAATCAAATCCATCCAGGGATACACCTCTGGTCTTTGCTTCCCACACTTCATGATCGATAGCCCCGGCGGTGGCAAAGTACCACTCTTGCCTGAGTACGTCGAAGAGCTAAACGAAGAGAAAATCGTCTTGAGAAACTATCGGGGGGAGC
- a CDS encoding CBS domain-containing protein — protein MNRIFQREYILGMHNIIPTMLPDLAEIQKRRRSLGLSQKQLACYAGVSQSLIAKIEGGKIDPSYGNVKRVFKALEKEMGKQKKAILAKEISNKEVVCVDKKDSIHRAIELMQKYDISQLPVYDENTPVGIITEKVITNHIVQNKDPKKLSKRPIESVMERELPQISEDAPVEIVIPLLQHSPAVLTIKRGITTGIITKADLLKIVQL, from the coding sequence TTGAATAGAATATTCCAAAGGGAATATATACTTGGAATGCATAACATAATACCAACCATGCTTCCAGATCTAGCAGAAATACAAAAAAGGAGAAGAAGTCTTGGCCTCTCGCAAAAACAACTGGCATGTTATGCAGGCGTTAGTCAATCATTGATAGCAAAGATAGAGGGGGGAAAAATAGACCCTTCCTATGGAAACGTCAAAAGGGTATTCAAAGCGTTGGAAAAGGAGATGGGCAAACAAAAAAAGGCGATATTGGCGAAAGAGATTAGCAACAAAGAGGTCGTCTGTGTGGATAAAAAAGATTCGATTCATAGGGCAATAGAGCTCATGCAAAAATACGATATCTCACAGCTACCAGTGTACGATGAAAATACGCCTGTTGGCATCATTACAGAAAAAGTCATAACCAACCACATAGTGCAAAATAAAGACCCAAAAAAATTATCAAAAAGGCCTATAGAGAGCGTGATGGAAAGAGAATTGCCTCAGATAAGCGAAGATGCCCCGGTAGAGATAGTTATCCCACTATTACAACACAGTCCAGCAGTTTTAACAATAAAAAGGGGGATTACAACAGGCATAATAACAAAAGCAGATTTGCTAAAGATCGTGCAACTTTAA
- a CDS encoding homocysteine biosynthesis protein, with translation MVEKTVQDINQKIKDGSVHVVTAEQMTDIVDELGPEDAAREVDVVTTGTFGAMCSSGAFLNFGHSDPPIKMQRVWLNDVEAYGGIAAVDAYIGATQISESRGMEYGGGHVIEDLVARKSVHIRAVADGTDCYPRKNIETEITIDDLNQAIMLNPRNAYQRYNVATNSSDRTLYTYMDTLLPNYGNATYSGAGVLSPLYNDPDFETIGTGSKIFLCGAPGYIIGEGTQHEPQNDLATIMVTGNLKEMNREFLRGAAFHGYGATLYVGLGIPIPVLNENIAKKTGISDADIITNVLDYSSPRRLRPTLRKVSYEELKSGMIELDGKEVRTSPLSSFFMARKVASTLKHWIEQGNFMLSQPMEKLPTDTLFGPMKQTKETPLVKDVMSRKMITIRQGKSVEDAAKLIMKGQSTHLPVTSEDDRLIGIITAWDISKAVAQGKYDKLDRTMTRRVITATLDEPIDVTARKLEKHNISALPVIDKDGKVIGMITSDDISRLIAKRNGCSFQAPLEEKR, from the coding sequence ATGGTGGAAAAAACAGTCCAAGACATCAACCAGAAGATCAAGGATGGCAGCGTGCATGTTGTCACTGCGGAACAGATGACTGATATAGTGGACGAACTTGGTCCAGAGGATGCCGCCAGAGAGGTGGATGTTGTTACCACTGGCACCTTCGGTGCGATGTGCTCCTCAGGAGCGTTTTTGAACTTTGGGCATTCTGACCCCCCGATCAAAATGCAGAGAGTGTGGCTGAACGATGTGGAAGCATATGGTGGCATTGCAGCGGTAGATGCATACATAGGCGCCACGCAGATTTCCGAATCACGAGGGATGGAATATGGTGGCGGACATGTTATAGAAGATTTAGTAGCTCGCAAATCCGTTCACATAAGGGCCGTTGCAGATGGCACAGATTGTTATCCCAGGAAAAACATTGAAACTGAGATCACGATAGACGACTTGAATCAAGCGATCATGCTGAATCCCAGAAACGCATATCAAAGATACAATGTAGCAACAAATTCGTCTGACAGAACCTTGTATACCTATATGGACACTCTTCTTCCAAACTATGGAAATGCAACCTACTCTGGTGCTGGGGTGCTATCTCCCTTATATAATGATCCTGACTTTGAGACGATAGGCACGGGCTCCAAAATTTTTCTATGCGGTGCCCCGGGCTACATCATCGGGGAGGGGACACAACATGAACCCCAGAACGATCTTGCAACGATAATGGTTACTGGAAATCTAAAGGAGATGAATCGCGAATTTCTCAGGGGTGCTGCTTTCCATGGCTATGGCGCTACACTATATGTTGGGCTAGGGATACCGATCCCCGTTCTAAATGAAAATATTGCCAAAAAAACAGGAATAAGTGATGCAGACATCATCACAAATGTATTGGACTATTCCTCTCCGAGAAGGTTACGGCCAACGCTAAGAAAGGTCTCATATGAGGAACTAAAGTCAGGTATGATTGAGCTGGATGGTAAAGAAGTTCGTACTTCACCGTTATCCAGCTTTTTTATGGCTAGGAAAGTCGCCTCCACGCTGAAGCATTGGATCGAGCAGGGCAATTTTATGCTGTCTCAGCCCATGGAAAAACTGCCGACTGACACCCTATTTGGGCCAATGAAACAGACAAAGGAAACACCCCTTGTCAAAGACGTGATGTCAAGAAAGATGATCACGATTAGACAAGGGAAAAGCGTTGAAGATGCGGCTAAGTTGATCATGAAGGGGCAGTCCACTCATCTGCCAGTCACATCTGAAGATGATAGGTTGATAGGCATAATAACTGCGTGGGACATATCCAAAGCAGTAGCTCAGGGGAAGTATGATAAACTGGATAGGACGATGACCAGAAGAGTTATTACCGCCACATTAGACGAGCCGATAGATGTAACCGCTAGAAAATTGGAAAAACATAATATCTCAGCATTGCCAGTTATAGACAAAGATGGCAAGGTCATTGGAATGATAACGAGCGATGACATAAGCAGATTAATTGCGAAACGAAATGGATGCTCTTTCCAAGCACCTCTCGAAGAAAAACGGTAG
- a CDS encoding 4Fe-4S binding protein — translation MKIFLRFAPEINQEPHISEVILETGAKLNINRASVDAVSGEVVVDVPDEKLNEVIKLFRSRGVEVSILEHPVILDEDECINCGACISVCYVRALSFKDDWSIALDEKRCNQCGACITACPHGALEFS, via the coding sequence ATGAAGATATTTCTAAGGTTTGCCCCGGAAATAAATCAAGAGCCGCATATTTCAGAGGTGATACTTGAAACAGGGGCTAAATTGAACATCAATAGGGCGAGCGTAGACGCAGTAAGTGGTGAAGTTGTGGTCGATGTTCCAGATGAAAAGCTCAATGAGGTGATAAAACTATTCCGCTCAAGAGGAGTGGAGGTATCCATCTTAGAGCACCCGGTCATTCTGGATGAGGATGAATGCATTAATTGCGGTGCATGTATCTCTGTTTGCTATGTTAGAGCACTCAGTTTCAAAGATGACTGGAGCATAGCTTTGGATGAGAAACGGTGTAATCAGTGTGGTGCGTGCATAACTGCATGTCCCCACGGTGCATTGGAATTTTCATGA